One genomic region from Pan troglodytes isolate AG18354 chromosome 14, NHGRI_mPanTro3-v2.0_pri, whole genome shotgun sequence encodes:
- the LPAR6 gene encoding lysophosphatidic acid receptor 6 isoform X1, producing MMVSVNSSHCFYNDSFKYTLYGCMFSMVFVLGLISNCVAIYIFICVLKVRNETTTYMINLAMSDLLFVFTLPFRIFYFTTRNWPFGDLLCKISVMLFYTNMYGSILFLTCISVDRFLAIVYPFKSKTLRTKRNAKIVCTGVWLTVIGGSAPAVFVQSTHSQGNNASEACFENFPEATWKTYLSRIVIFIEIVGFFIPLILNVTCSSMVLKTLTKPVTLSRSKINKTKVLKMIFVHLIIFCFCFVPYNINLILYSLVRTQTFVNCSVVAAVRTMYPITLCIAVSNCCFDPIVYYFTSDTIQNSIKMKNWSVRRSDFRFSEVHGAENFIQHNLQTLKSKIFDNESAA from the coding sequence TGCTTGGGTTAATATCCAATTGTGTTGCCATATACATTTTCATCTGCGTCCTCAAAGTCCGAAATGAAACTACAACTTACATGATTAACTTGGCAATGTCagacttgctttttgtttttactttacccTTCAGGATTTTTTACTTCACAACACGGAATTGGCCATTTGGAGATTTACTTTGTAAGATTTCTGTGATGCTGTTTTATACCAACATGTACGGAAGCATTCTGTTCTTAACCTGTATTAGTGTAGATCGATTTCTGGCAATTGTCTACCCATTTAAGTCAAAGACTCTAAGAaccaaaagaaatgcaaagattGTTTGCACTGGCGTGTGGTTAACTGTGATCGGAGGAAGTGCACCCGCCGTTTTTGTTCAGTCTACCCACTCTCAGGGTAACAATGCCTCAGAAGCCTGCTTTGAAAATTTTCCAGAAGCCACATGGAAAACATATCTCTCAAGGATTGTAATTTTCATCGAAATAGTGGGATTTTTTATTCCTctaattttaaatgtaacttGTTCTAGTATGGTGCTAAAAACTTTAACCAAACCTGTTACATTAAGtagaagcaaaataaacaaaactaaggttttaaaaatgatttttgtacatttgatcatattctgtttctgttttgttccttACAATATCaatcttattttatattctcttgtGAGAACACAAACATTTGTTAATTGCTCAGTAGTGGCAGCAGTAAGGACAATGTACCCAATCACTCTCTGTATTGCTGTTTCCAACTGTTGTTTTGACCCTATAGTTTACTACTTTACATCGGACACAATTCAgaattcaataaaaatgaaaaactggtCTGTCAGGAGAAGTGACTTCAGATTCTCTGAAGTTCATGGTGCAGAGAATTTTATTCAGCATAACCTACAGACCTTAAAAAGTAAGATATTTGACAATGAATCTGCTGCCTGA